Below is a window of Camelina sativa cultivar DH55 chromosome 11, Cs, whole genome shotgun sequence DNA.
ccgagAGGAATTGCATCACGATGGAGATTGGTGAAAGGAACGACAACGAACGCATCAATCGACACCATCAGGTTTGCCTGTAATCTTCGGGTTGGCAAGAGAGGAGAGATTGATGGATAAGAAGTGAGGGGGAAGATTCAATAGAACAAAGAAATAAAGTCGGAGGTTAGAAGCGGTTGAGGATTTTGCCAGAAGAAGGGTTAGAAGCGGTTGAGGATTTTTCCCAGCAGATCGAGAGAGAAAGGTTCTCCTGAAACTCACCGGAGGAGGTCTCAAAACCCGACTCCTGCGGAGAAGTAGAAATGGCCAAAGACACAACCAAAAGGAGGTGAGCACGGATTGGGAGAGAAGGGTTCTCTGACAAGAGATGAATGAAtgatttgtgttgtttattATGTGACCTAAAGGTCTGTATTTATACAAGTTACAAAGCCAAAAGATATGGCAATATCTACCAAAaggaaatctaaatatatacaaatatatccTAATAACTTTTGTATCAAGTTTATCCTTAATAcccccctcaagttggagcatgcAAATTTTGAATGCCCAACTTGTGTAAAAACACATCAAATTCACGTTGTCCTAAAGCTTTAGTAAGAATATCAGCAAGTTGATCCGTAGTGTCGACATGAGAGGCTTTGACGATACCATCCACGATATAATCACGAACAACATGACAGTCAATTTCAATGTGTTTTGTGCGTTCATGGAAAACCAGATTAGAACTTATATGCAACGCCGCTTGACTGTCAGAAAATAGAGAGATGGGTGCCTGATGATCGATACCAAGCTCGAAGAGAAGAGATTTCAAACAACGTAACTCGCGACAAATGGTAGCCATGGCGCGATATTCAGCTTCAGCGGAAGAACTTGAGGTagtcttttgtttcttagttTTCCAAGAGATAGGAGACTCCCCAAATTGAACAAACCAGCCAGTGAGTGACTTTCGAGTTAAGGGACAACCAGCATAATCAGAGTCACACCAACCTTTCAAATGAAGAGGAGAGTTGGCATGTAAGAGAATGCCTTTCCCAAGAGTCCCTTTTAAATACCGTACCACTTTCAAAGCAGCTTGCCATTGTGCTTCTTTTGGTTTCTGCATGAATTGAGACAAAACATGGATAACATAAGAAAGATCTGGTCGTGTAGATGCGAGATAGACAAGACGTCCTACTAAGCGACGGTAGGCCACCGGATTAGATAAAACCGGACCATCAGGAAGAGCTAAACCATGATTTTGATCAATAGGCGAACCAGCAGGTTTGCAGCCTAATAACCCAGCTTCTGTCACAATATCAATAGCGTATTTGCGTTGACAAAGATAAAATCCCTCAGGACTGCGCGCAATCTCCAACCCCAGAAAATATTTAGCATGTCCAAGATCTTTCATCTTAAAACAAGTAGAAAGATAAGTTTTAAACTGTTGTATAGCCGATGGAGAATTACCAGATATgatcaaatcatccacataaaccaaGATTTGGAGCGAGACACCATCACGACGAAAGACAAAGAGACTCAAACCGTGTCAATAGTCTTACCACTTAGACGATTTAAGGGGTTGTTGTGAGACTCCACACGTTGAACTATACGCCATTGTTCATCAGAGAGACCACTCAAGCCTTGTAGATCAGCTTCATTGAGCGGGAGAGTAGAGATAGCAGCAGCGGAATTAGCGGCAGGAATTTGAGTGATATTTGCCCGAGGAGGAAAACCACGACCACGGCCCGTCGGAGCAGAGACAGGGCCACGCGAAGTGCTTTTGTTGCGTGATCGATCTTCCCACCACTCAGGATATTCAACCACCTTGAAATAGGATGAAGCTTCATGACCAGATCGACCACAAGCTGTACACATGCGTGAGGGATCACGGTTGATGCGAGGTGCGTTACAAGGTGCTGAACTGTTGCATGGAGCAAGTGATGACTAGCCGGATGAAGAAGCAGATAATTGAGATGCAAAACTCAGTAACTCAGCATCCTTTGTAGCACCAAGACGGATTGTTTCATTCTGAACAATCGTTTGATAGACACTGTCGAGATCAGCGAGTGGAAATATAGCACAAATTTGTGATCGGATGACACCATGAACAGCATCATCAAGTCCGGAGAGAAAGTCATGAATCTTCAAAACTTCAAGTTCTTTGTCAGGAGCAGTGTTGAGATCACACTCACACTTTCCACATGCACACCGTTTGGAATTCATGCATTCAGCAATGCCATCCCAGAGTTTTGTTAAACGACCAAAGTAATCATCAACGGAGGAGCCGTTCTGTTTGCAGGTGGCTAAGGAGTTGCGCAATTGTTGCAGACGAGCCCCACTCTTGATTGAAAACCTCTTTTTGATGATTTCCCATAGATCACGTGCTACTTCGCGTGTGGAGATTGAAGGTCGAAGTTTAGGTTCGATGGTGAGCTTAATCCAACCCACGATAAGATGATTATTGGTGGTCCAGTCTTCAAGTGTTGGAGAATCGTTTGCTGGTTTTGGGATGCTTCCATCAAGAAAGCCAAATTTCTTCCGTGAACTAAGCGCCATCCTAAAGTTGAGAGCCCATTCTTCATAATTTTGTCCATTGAGGAGCGGTTGAGATATGATAGCACCAGGGTTATCACCGGATGTGAGATCAAAGGGAGAGATGGTTTTGTGTTTGGGATCGGTTGTCGTAATCGACATGGATGTGAAAATTAGTTGATGATTGCCGAGAGGCTAAAGGGAGAGATGCTCTGTTTTTTAgatgaaaaacagaggaagaagagaaagatgaagaaagaagaagcgaCCGAGAGGCTTTCTTCTAAAAAGATATAAAGTTGCTAGGGTTTTTACAaaacctgctctgataccatgacaagagatgaatgaatgatttgtgttgtttattATGTGACCTAAAGGTCTTTATTTATACAAGTTACAAAGCCAAAATATATGGCAATATCTACCAAAaggaaatctaaatatatacaaatatatccTAATAACTTGTGTATCAAGTTTATCCTTAATATTCGCCGATATTTCAGTGAAGGAATTTTTGACGCAGAGACGGGTAGAGAAACGGTGACGCTTGGGCCATTGCCGAAGGAGAATCTGGTACAAAAAGTGGATCCTAAAAACCCGGTAGGTATAATGACAGAGGTGAAAGGAGAAGACAGGCCATGACAGAAGTAATGCTGGATTTGAAGCCGAAAATGGGGTTTGAACAAACACTTAAACTGAAACGAGATTAGATTTGACTGGGGGAAGCGGAACATCAAAGAGAGGACAGAGTCTGACGCCGGCAAGCCATAGCAACAATGGCGTCAGAGGGCAGAGTCTCCTTTGTCGACTTAGGAATGCCGGCTAGGACAAACTCAAACGAGGAGGGAGAAGAGTGCCCTTTGCAAAAGCATGCGTGGAGATGTAACAAAATGAAggttatagttttatttttcttcgtaATTTATGTATTGAGATAGTAGATAGATGGGAGAGGAAACATTTGTGCCCTAATGTATTGATCAGGAACCGTATCTCTTCTTTCTGCTACTTCGACTCAACATTTTCAACAAGAATCTTGTGTAGAACATATATGTCTATAGTCTATATATGCATGAAACGTGTAATGTAAGTATGCATATGAAGTCATAGGAAATCAGCTTTGGGAAGGTTAACATACAATACGTACTGGGAAAAAAGACAAGTGGTCGTCATTCTTAAGATTTGGTCTCGATTGTTTATGGTCTCTATTATTTCTTCTCATTTAGCATCCTATTCAACTCTTCTATTATTCCTCGACATTGTTATTCCTTGATCTATATATACTTTAGTTGGTGTCAAtgtttgaaaaagaagagagaaagaatgcTATTCTCTTTATTCCTCAAAacttttacaatttatttttcaacatGTAGAATTTACCATCGatgataaattataaatcaaaaatgtatattttttttcagaactaaacaatatatatgttgtaccATGCATGAGAAGCAAACTGGTGTCACCACTACCGCCCACCACACACTATCTTAATTCTCTATAAAGATTCAATGTTCTTATCTTTTTGTAGGTCAAAGTAACTCAATGTTCGTTCCACATAAACTGTATTTTCTTGTCTTCctttacaaaaacaatatatgtcTCCGGCAAAATGTCTCCCCTTGTAATGTcaagtttcagtttcagttcaATTAACCATTACAAAAGTGGCTATTCATATGCAAAGTCAAGGGATAATTCCAAAAAGATAAGTCAACAGAGCTAGACTACTAATCTAATAAAGTGAATATTCATTtgctaaattttttatataagggAGGCCATTAGCTTTCTTTACCAAAGCAAGCTAAaagcaaataatcaaagataacacacaaagaaaaatacaactttcttctcttctagtTTGTTATTTGATGGcaatgacaaagaaaaatacaactttcttctcttctagtTTGTTATTTGATGGCAATGACTTAAAATGATAGGGATACCATCGCCCAAAAGGCTTTTGAAATAGTCGATAACGTGTATGGTAAGTCCCAAAAAATAACCCCTAAACCATATGTTCCTGAAAACGAGTTTCCTATTCATTTTAACCAAAATTCCTACGAATATTGTGGTCCCAAATTTTATACGGTGAAAGAGTCACCTAGTACTATTACTGCTCGCCGAGTCATATATCAATCTTCATATGAGTCAACTATAGTAAAACCGATTGTTTATCATCCTACGGATCGTATTCAATACTTCAGTGGCGCCCGTCCTTTTGTTGGCCATGTTGACCGCTTTGAGAGGCCGAAAGAACGGGCTATTAGCTGTGACGAGGCCGTCCAGCAGGGGCGGATCTACAATGTCATAGGGTGGGGCATGTGCCCCACgctacttttaaattttatttatgatatcaTTGGTTATTGTTATCCTATAGCTCATTTGGTTACAAGGTGCCACAAGTTTGGAGAGACTGGTTGGCTGCCCCACATTTTAGCttccttcttttattttctttacctttttgttttcttttgattgcttcctttttagtgtttttctctttcttacatgtttttttaaaaaattctttgtTATAATTAGTGCATTTTTCTTATTCCATTTAATTGTCAATCAAATTATGTTCATtcaattcttattttttctttctaattccattttaactttcaaaaaaaaaatcatcattttaaaCTCTAAAGATTacgttaaattaaaaatattaataaaatgagTAACTTAGTTAACATTTTATTatcttcgttttttttaattttatatagaatttaaagttttgtgatattttagaaatgtaaattCAAATCATACTTTTACGGATAAATAACATGAGATAACTgactaaattaataattttatatgatatatgtttttttggtagtttttatatgatatatgtagTAGAGTATatttagaaaccaaataaaaattggtGTCatgtgaaaaaagaagaaaaaaattgatgttttcttgaatttcatattttaaaatatatttaaagtatgtaaaattatttttatttaatattaattattctttaaaatttaaattattaattgtataaaatatGTGCCCCGGCAGAATAATTTTCTGGATTCGCCACTGCCGAGCGGTATGGAGGGGTGCTTATAAAGGAGTTTCGTACTTAAGTGGGTTAAAACACAAGCTATGCAAGCTAAATATCGATGCAATATACTAAGTGATAACAAGTATGATAGTTTATATTTCTGCCTTCGGAAAAAGTACAAACCAAGACATAAGTGTTTGTTACTTAAATAAGGTTTAGATCACTACCAACTGTTGGGTCTGTTATGTATTCATATGAAGTGATATAAGAAACTACTCTAAGCTGAAACTATAATGTTATGGCGTAAATACTAGTAATATAATCTGATATGCTTTTATATTAAATGTCATAATGTAAACATTAAAACATGTATGACATGCGCAATGAAACATGTCAATGAGCACGCAATATTGCAATAATGCATTTCCTATACACCAAGAATAAAAAAGTTGAATAACAAACGGAAGAAAATACATAGAGATCTGAGGCGAAAATTAGATCTAATTTGTTAAAACTAACGGCGAAAAATAAGGCCAAAACTAGATTTGATATCATCGACGGTGTGGTCTCTCGCCGCCGTCGAGAACATCCCCTTTGTCTCTCCTCTTCATTTCTTCAATGGCGGACCCTTCCTCTGTTCTGCCGTCTGCAGACCCACCAGACCCCCTAAACTCCACATCTTCCTAGCAGTGGCGGAGGCAAAGTATAATCATGTGGGTCAATTGACCCTGGTGAAATTCtaaatttagataaaattttaaggaaaaaatcaaattgacccTGGTATAATAGCACAACTGACCCtggtaaaatttttaaatcacataattgaccctaataattttttttgaccctGATATGATGATTTCCTAGCTCTGCCACTGCTTCCCAGGTCGTCTCCTCCCCTGCACTTGCTGGAACGGTCGTTACATCAACAACTGAAGACCCTTCCTTTTGCTCTCAACCCCCTGTTATAAAGGACGTCTCGTTTCAGAAACAAATTTGTACACCAAACCTAGATAGTATACTAGACCCAGATGATACACAAGATTCATATGGTACACCAAACTCATATGGTATACTAGACCTAGATGGTACACTAGAGCCAGATGATACACTAGAtccagatggtacaccagacaGATGATATACTAGACTCAGATGGTACAATAGACCtagatggtacaccaaaccTAGATGGTATAAAGATTGAGATAGTACACCAAACTCATATGGTACACCAGATCCAAATGGTACACCAAAGCCAGATGGTACACTAGACTCATATGGTACACGAGACATAGATGATATACTAGAatcagatggtacaccagactCATATAGTACACTAGACTCGGATGATACACCAGATTCGGATGGTACACCAGATTCGGACGGTACACCTGacccagatggtacaccaaaaCCAAATGGTACACTAGACCCATATGGTACACTAGACATAGATGATATACTAGactcagatggtacaccagactCATATAGTACACCAGACTCGGATGGTACACCAGATTCGGATGGTAAACCAGATCCATATGGTACACCATACGCATATGGTATACCAAACCCATATGGTACACCAAGCTAAATGTTACACCAAACTCTGATTGTATTCTAAACTCAGATTATACACTTAACCCAGATGGTACAtcacaaaataacattatttgacacgttacaatattttaaaatatttttttaagtttgggttctctattttgcACTTAATGTATAATTTTGAGGGGTATGATTTTAATAtctagagtttagggtttaatttcagaattaattttttagaatttaaaccctattttaaaaattttagagttctaaatttgaaaataaaagttatttgGTGTtatttgagagatttttttttttaatttaaatggaCCATAAAGCATTAGTTTTTTGATCcaattcttcaaaaaaattggGTCCCACACATTGggattattctcttttttttttttatatttcatctcTTATTTAATCTAAAACTGGGATCACcagtaaaacatttttttatgatACATAATCATGGATAttgatctttttatttgtttttgtcctATACTTTCTCTCACAAACTCTTTAtctcacaaaacaaaaaagtgcatattcttcaaatttcttacaaaaattgcatatttttctaattattttttaaaaagtatataatacactaatggaCTCTAAATACTAGTAATATAATCTGATATGCTTTTCTATTAAATGTAATTATGTAAACATTAAAACATGTATGGCATGCGCAATGAAACACGTCAATGAGCACGCAATAATGCATGTCCTATACACCAAGAATAGAAAAGTTCTTTTTGTTATCGATATAAAAAACGAGTTAACGACAAATATCGATCGTGACTCTTATACTTGATAATTAATTCTGCACGTATCTAAATAGTCAAATCTACAAAGTGAGTTGAGTTAAAAAAACTCTctagtttgattatatatatatatacatatatatgtgcaTACTACAGTATGTGTACTTAGTATATTTGCCCGTTTCATCTAAAGATTAACTCAATCGTGATATTTTTGCAAATGCAATTAAAATCATActgtttttctcttatatatcATTTGCTTCTCAAAACAGTATCTCTGTAAAATGGATGCTGTAAAAGTTAATACAAGTATGGAAGcttaaactaaaaaatatgtatgttgCGAAGTCAAAATAAAATCACAACTAGAGCATCTCCATCACTTTAGAACAATAGAACCTCTTCAGAGTAtatgataactttttttttttgtgtcgaACAGTATAGgagaacaaaaatattaatatttttgatataattaagaattaaattttaaataaaaaataaattaaatcaatCACAGATGCACATATGTCCCCAAGAGTTTATAGTGAGTGATCTAGTTTCAAATACGGTTCTGATCATTATtctaatttctctctttcttttctattaaatatatatttttaatagtgaAAATACGCCTTCTGAGAAGTTAAGATCATCTCCAATAGTGAAAAACTTCAACGGtaaaaagtttcttaaaaaaattgaaatattattttgaaaattcaaatttgtttaACTTGTCATACTGAAACAAACTGaacaaaataaagcaaaatGAACCAAAAGAAGATACAACTTGCCACCTTCTTTAACCTGTCCTTATGCCATCTTTTACAAGTCAACTTATCATCTTCTTTTACTTGTCAACTTGCCAAAACTGATTGAAACcgaaaacacaaacacaaaccataTGCATCAGCCAATTTCGTCGCCTTTGATCTGCAGCAAAACAGCAAACCATCATCTCACCACAAAGCTTTCACAGAGAATTTAAAGTTAAACTCAAAgctatcaaaataattaatcattGATCCATAACTCTAATTCAAGATTCAAGGTTTAAAAGAACATAACTCATTCAAGAACACATACACTCATTCAAGAACACAAACATACAACTAATCTTCTTAGATTACAGAAGCATGTTACACAAACTAAATGAAGAACCCAAAGTATAGAAACAGAAACAGCCATGAAGATTGATCAAGAACAAACACAAACTATGATCAAGAACATATCCAAACATAGAAACATATCAAATTCAATTCAAATATGACAGTAATACACAACCAAAACTTTTACAATCTGCTAACAAAAACAAGGAAACGAGGGCTTTAGCTTTAGCTTAACACACACccaaaacatatacaatcttccaacaaaaacaaagaaacgttTCAATCATGACTAAGAACGAATAAAGAGACTGCTTATTGATTCGAAGAACCTTAATTTTTCTAACACCAAATCTTAATTCAGATAAACCTAATACTAATCACATCAAACAACCCTAATACATCAAAAACTACAAACGAAAACAGGTAGAATCGTACCAAGAGAAGCATATTAGAGCAACGTTTCACCAAACTCTCCAATTTGGAATCTCAAAATTGCCGATTAGG
It encodes the following:
- the LOC109127282 gene encoding uncharacterized protein LOC109127282 produces the protein MCTACGRSGHEASSYFKVVEYPEWWEDRSRNKSTSRGPVSAPTGRGRGFPPRANITQIPAANSAAAISTLPLNEADLQGLSGLSDEQWRIVQRVESHNNPLNRLSGKTIDTMKDLGHAKYFLGLEIARSPEGFYLCQRKYAIDIVTEAGLLGCKPAGSPIDQNHGLALPDGPVLSNPVAYRRLVGRLVYLASTRPDLSYVIHVLSQFMQKPKEAQWQAALKVVRYLKGTLGKGILLHANSPLHLKGWCDSDYAGCPLTRKSLTGWFVQFGESPISWKTKKQKTTSSSSAEAEYRAMATICRELRCLKSLLFELGIDHQAPISLFSDSQAALHISSNLVFHERTKHIEIDCHVVRDYIVDGIVKASHVDTTDQLADILTKALGQREFDVFLHKLGIQNLHAPT